A genomic window from Vigna radiata var. radiata cultivar VC1973A chromosome 2, Vradiata_ver6, whole genome shotgun sequence includes:
- the LOC106756182 gene encoding probable alpha,alpha-trehalose-phosphate synthase [UDP-forming] 7 — translation MMSRSYTNLLDLASGNFPAMGRESRERRRMPRVMSVPGFLTEVDDDQAVSVSSDNPSTITTDRMIIVANQLPLKAKRREDNKGWSFSWNEDSLLLQLKDGLPDDMEVLYVGSLRVDIDPAEQDDVSQNLLDKFKCVPTFLPADVLAKFYDGFCKRQLWPLFHYMLPFSTDKSHRFDRTLWEAYVLANKLFFQKVVEIINPEDDYIWIHDYHLMVLPTFIRRRFNRVKMGFFLHSPFPSSEIYRTLPVREEILKALLNSDIIGFHTFDYARHFLSCCSRMLGLEYQSKRGYLGLEYYGRTISIKIMPVGIHMGRIDSVMRMAVEETTVKELKQKFEGKTILLGVDDMDIFKGINLKILAMEQMLRQHPKWQGRAVLVQIVNPARGKGIHLEEIHAEIQESCTRINRVFGRPGYEPIVFIDRAVSIAEKVAYYSIAECVIVTAVRDGMNLTPYEYIACRQGISDSESCSNASDPKKSMLVISEFIGCSPSLSGAIRVNPWNVEATSEAMNEAISMSDGEKQLRHEKHYRYVSTHDVAYWSRSFLQDMERACTDLLRKRCWGIGLSFGFRVVALDPNFKKLSIDAMVSAYKRAKSRAILLDYDGTVMPQNSINKSPSKEVLSIMESLSADPKNIVFIVSGRGRESLSEWFAPCGKLGIAAEHGYFLRWGHNGEWEICGKSSDFGWMQIAEPVMKLYTEATDGSSIERKESALVWQYRDADLGFGSSQAKEMLDHLESVLANEPVAVKSGQFIVEVKPQDVSKGLVAERIFSSMDGKGKQADFVLCVGDDRSDEDMFEIVSSAISRNILASNASVFACTVGQKPSKAKYYLDDTTEVTSMLESLAEESDSSPCIQETGDSSRRQVSVQVSLI, via the exons ATGATGTCCAGATCGTATACAAATCTTTTAGATTTGGCCTCTGGGAATTTCCCGGCAATGGGGAGGGAGTCTAGGGAGAGGAGGCGGATGCCGAGGGTTATGAGTGTTCCAGGGTTTCTCACTGAGGTAGATGATGATCAGGCAGTTAGTGTTTCCTCCGATAACCCGTCGACAATTACTACGGATAGAATGATCATTGTGGCTAACCAGTTACCATTGAAGGCAAAGCGAAGAGAGGACAACAAAGGGTGGTCTTTCAGTTGGAATGAAGATTCGTTACTTTTACAGCTTAAGGATGGACTTCCGGATGACATGGAAGTTCTTTATGTTGGTTCCTTACGCGTAGATATTGATCCAGCAGAACAGGATGACGTGTCTCAGAATTTGTTGGATAAATTCAAATGTGTTCCGACTTTTTTACCTGCTGACGTTTTGGCAAAATTTTATGATGGTTTTTGTAAAAGGCAGTTGTGGCCACTTTTTCATTACATGTTACCATTTTCAACTGACAAAAGCCATCGATTTGATCGCACTTTGTGGGAAGCTTATGTGCTAGCAAACAAGCTATTTTTTCAGAAGGTAGTTGAAATAATAAACCCTGAGGATGATTACATTTGGATTCATGATTATCATTTGATGGTGCTGCCTACTTTTATTAGAAGGCGTTTTAACAGGGTTAAAATGGGATTTTTCCTGCATAGCCCCTTTCCATCATCAGAGATTTACAGGACTCTTCCTGTAAGGGAAGAGATACTGAAAGCTTTGCTAAACTCTGATATCATCGGATTCCATACCTTTGACTATGCTCGTCATTTCCTTTCCTGCTGCAGTCGTATGTTGGGTCTGGAGTATCAGTCTAAGAGGGGTTATTTAGGATTGGAGTATTATGGAAGGACCATCAGTATTAAGATTATGCCTGTTGGTATTCACATGGGTCGGATTGATTCAGTCATGAGAATGGCAGTTGAGGAGACCACAGTTAAGGAGCTCAAACagaaatttgaaggaaaaacCATCTTACTTGGTGTTGATGACATGGACATTTTTAAAGGAataaatttgaagattttgGCAATGGAGCAGATGCTCAGACAGCATCCTAAATGGCAAGGAAGAGCTGTTCTGGTCCAAATAGTTAATCCTGCTAGAGGGAAAGGGATACATCTGGAGGAGATACATGCTGAAATACAAGAAAGCTGCACCAGGATCAACAGAGTGTTTGGGCGGCCTGGTTATGAACCTATTGTTTTTATAGATAGAGCAGTATCTATTGCTGAAAAAGTTGCCTATTACAGCATTGCTGAGTGTGTTATTGTCACAGCTGTAAGGGATGGAATGAACCTCACTCCTTATGAATATATTGCTTGTAGACAGGGAATATCTGATTCTGAATCATGTTCTAATGCCAGTGACCCAAAGAAGAGTATGCTGGTGATATCAGAATTTATTGGGTGTTCTCCATCACTTAGTGGGGCAATTCGTGTCAATCCATGGAATGTTGAAGCAACTTCAGAGGCAATGAATGAGGCTATCTCAATGAGTGATGGGGAGAAACAGTTGCGGCATGAGAAGCATTACCGGTATGTCAGCACCCATGATGTTGCTTACTGGTCACGTAGTTTTTTGCAAGACATGGAGCGGGCTTGCACAGACCTTCTAAGGAAGAGATGTTGGGGAATAGGTCTTAGCTTTGGATTTAGAGTTGTGGCACTTGATCCTAATTTTAAAAAGCTCTCAATTGATGCTATGGTCTCAGCTTACAAGAGGGCAAAGAGTAGGGCCATTTTGTTGGACTATGATGGTACTGTGATGCCGCAGAACTCCATTAACAAGAGTCCAAGCAAGGAGGTCTTGTCTATTATGGAATCACTTAGTGCAGacccaaaaaatattgtttttattgttagtGGAAGGGGGAGAGAGAGCTTAAGTGAGTGGTTTGCTCCCTGCGGAAAACTTGGAATTGCCGCAGAACATGGGTACTTCTTGAG ATGGGGCCACAATGGAGAATGGGAAATTTGTGGTAAGTCCTCCGACTTTGGATGGATGCAGATAGCTGAACCTGTGATGAAACTATATACTGAGGCAACTGATGGCTCCTCAAtcgaaagaaaagaaagtgctTTAGTCTGGCAGTACCGTGACGCAGACCTTGGTTTTGGATCTTCTCAGGCTAAGGAAATGTTAGATCATCTAGAAAGTGTTTTGGCCAATGAGCCCGTTGCCGTGAAGAGTGGCCAGTTTATTGTTGAAGTAAAACCACAG GATGTGAGCAAAGGTTTGGTGGCCGAAAGGATATTTTCGTCAATGGACGGGAAAGGCAAGCAGGCTGACTTTGTGCTGTGTGTTGGCGATGACAGATCAGATGAGGACATGTTTGAAATAGTTAGTAGTGCAATTTCAAGGAATATTCTTGCCTCCAATGCTTCTGTGTTTGCTTGCACAGTTGGACAAAAGCCAAGCAAAGCAAAGTATTATCTGGATGATACAACCGAGGTAACAAGCATGCTAGAATCTTTGGCCGAAGAATCAGATTCTTCACCCTGCATACAAGAAACTGGGGATTCCTCTCGGAGGCAAGTATCAGTTCAGGTTTCTCTGATTTAG